The Kocuria sp. TGY1127_2 genome includes a window with the following:
- a CDS encoding DUF3145 family protein: protein MSMIPTQGVLHVHAAPKALCPHIRWALESVAGQSTDLQWCDQTATVDQVRTTLEWEGPQGTGALIASALRRLKNIRFEVFEDASPGADAGRWAYTPELGIFYAMIDSTGNTVITEDRVRYAYEAARGDATALLRQFSLALGEAWDTELEPLRACATEPSNVRYLHRVG from the coding sequence GTGAGCATGATTCCGACTCAGGGGGTTCTGCACGTACACGCAGCCCCGAAAGCGTTGTGCCCTCATATTCGTTGGGCGCTAGAATCCGTGGCTGGTCAGTCAACGGATCTTCAGTGGTGTGACCAGACGGCTACCGTGGATCAGGTCCGGACGACCCTCGAATGGGAAGGGCCTCAGGGCACTGGCGCGCTGATAGCTTCGGCGCTTCGTCGTTTGAAGAACATCCGCTTCGAAGTCTTCGAAGACGCCAGCCCCGGAGCCGACGCAGGACGGTGGGCCTACACGCCGGAACTCGGTATCTTCTACGCGATGATTGATTCGACGGGCAATACCGTCATCACCGAGGATCGCGTGCGTTATGCCTACGAGGCCGCTCGCGGTGACGCCACAGCGCTCCTCCGCCAGTTCTCGCTGGCACTCGGTGAAGCATGGGATACCGAACTCGAACCGTTGCGTGCCTGCGCGACCGAACCTTCGAACGTCAGATATCTCCACCGAGTCGGCTGA
- a CDS encoding uroporphyrinogen-III synthase: protein MSESSSDQPVRIHVTAQRRADDIESSLSRKGIQVFHCPSIITTPVLEDEDLPGITRRIIESPPDLVIVTTGVGLRGWLAAADQAGLKEPLLGALRGARFLARGAKANGAILAEGLNVEWVSQKETADDVARYLEGEDLTGTKAVVQHHGMGADGLDDVVRSLGAEVTPVVTYKYAESADSDAIRRSIIDATTGERVGVLFTSAGGAEAWMRHVSAQEREALRRLSADATTGLFAVGSVTAQPLLDAGLTAIVPQRFRLGALLKRVAMWAESFPEASLGETTS from the coding sequence ATGTCCGAAAGCAGCAGCGATCAGCCGGTGCGTATTCACGTTACGGCGCAACGACGCGCCGACGACATAGAGTCTTCCCTCAGCCGTAAAGGCATTCAGGTCTTTCACTGCCCGTCGATCATCACCACTCCCGTCTTGGAAGACGAGGACCTACCGGGCATTACCCGGAGAATCATCGAGTCCCCGCCCGATCTGGTCATTGTGACCACGGGCGTGGGGTTGAGAGGGTGGTTGGCCGCTGCAGATCAGGCCGGCCTCAAAGAGCCTCTCCTGGGTGCCCTGCGTGGGGCACGTTTTTTGGCTCGGGGCGCCAAAGCCAACGGAGCGATCCTCGCCGAGGGGCTGAACGTGGAGTGGGTATCCCAGAAGGAAACGGCGGACGATGTGGCTCGTTATCTTGAGGGGGAGGACCTCACCGGAACAAAGGCCGTCGTCCAGCACCACGGCATGGGTGCCGACGGTCTCGACGATGTCGTACGTTCCCTGGGAGCCGAGGTCACGCCCGTCGTCACGTACAAGTACGCGGAATCCGCAGATTCCGACGCCATCCGCCGAAGCATCATCGACGCGACCACGGGCGAACGGGTCGGCGTGCTGTTTACCTCAGCAGGGGGAGCAGAGGCGTGGATGCGACACGTCTCTGCTCAGGAGCGAGAGGCTTTGCGTCGCCTTTCGGCGGACGCCACGACGGGCCTTTTCGCCGTCGGATCAGTCACGGCACAGCCGCTCCTGGATGCGGGTCTGACAGCGATCGTCCCGCAAAGGTTTCGACTCGGAGCGCTCTTGAAGCGTGTCGCCATGTGGGCAGAATCTTTCCCCGAGGCCTCTTTGGGGGAAACAACGTCGTGA
- the gndA gene encoding NADP-dependent phosphogluconate dehydrogenase, which produces MAVESTSPQKSEANSGKAQIGVTGLAVMGANLARNLARNGYTVALHNRTTAKTDELLAKHGEDGQFIRTETLQELVDSLERPRRILIMVKAGAPVDAVIESLIPLLDQDDIIIDGGNSYFKDTIRREKECAEHGLHFVGVGVSGGEEGALNGPSIMPGGSKQSYKSLGPMLEKISAKADDGAPCCAWIDTDGAGHFVKMVHNGIEYADMQVIGEAFDLLRSVADLEPQEQAEVFQEWNKTDLNSYLIEITSEVLSQVDEKTGKPLVDVIVDQAGQKGTGRWTVQSALDLGSPVSGIAESVFARALSSSNPAAREEAQEKLPAGLIAATGVAKGDPEFVEDVRKALYASKLVSYAQGLDMLSSAGEEFGWDLKLDTIASLWRNGCIIRAELLAEIMEAYKGDNAPVNMLLAPGFLSTLEDLLPSWRRVVSKATALGVPVPVFASSLSYYDGLRRGRLPAALIQGQRDFFGAHTYQRVDEDGTFHTLWSEDRSEVSSAGEKAPAPVGRQTK; this is translated from the coding sequence ATGGCAGTTGAAAGCACTTCTCCCCAAAAGTCCGAGGCAAATTCCGGCAAGGCGCAGATCGGTGTGACTGGTCTGGCGGTTATGGGCGCCAATCTGGCGCGCAACCTGGCCCGCAACGGTTACACCGTTGCGTTGCACAACCGCACCACAGCCAAGACCGACGAGCTGTTGGCCAAACACGGCGAGGACGGTCAATTCATCCGGACCGAAACCCTGCAGGAATTGGTCGACTCTCTGGAACGTCCAAGGCGGATCCTTATCATGGTCAAGGCCGGTGCGCCGGTTGACGCCGTGATCGAATCCTTGATCCCGTTGTTGGACCAGGACGACATCATCATCGACGGCGGAAACTCCTACTTCAAGGACACGATCCGACGCGAGAAGGAGTGCGCCGAACACGGCCTGCACTTCGTCGGTGTCGGAGTCTCCGGTGGCGAAGAAGGAGCTCTCAACGGACCGTCGATCATGCCGGGTGGCTCCAAGCAGTCCTACAAGTCTCTCGGTCCCATGCTCGAAAAGATTTCAGCCAAAGCCGACGACGGCGCCCCGTGCTGCGCGTGGATCGATACAGATGGCGCCGGTCATTTCGTCAAGATGGTCCACAACGGCATCGAATATGCCGATATGCAGGTTATTGGGGAAGCCTTTGATCTCCTCCGCTCCGTTGCCGACCTCGAACCCCAGGAGCAGGCCGAGGTCTTCCAGGAGTGGAACAAGACCGATCTGAATTCGTACCTGATCGAGATCACCTCAGAGGTGCTGTCCCAGGTGGACGAGAAGACCGGTAAACCGCTCGTGGACGTCATCGTCGACCAGGCGGGACAGAAGGGAACAGGTCGGTGGACCGTTCAGTCTGCTCTTGATCTCGGTTCCCCCGTGTCGGGGATCGCTGAATCAGTCTTCGCGCGTGCACTGTCTTCATCCAATCCCGCTGCGCGCGAAGAAGCGCAGGAGAAGCTGCCCGCGGGCCTGATCGCAGCAACTGGGGTCGCCAAGGGCGATCCCGAGTTCGTCGAAGATGTGCGCAAGGCTTTGTACGCTTCCAAGCTCGTTTCCTACGCCCAGGGCTTGGACATGCTCTCTTCCGCCGGCGAAGAATTCGGCTGGGACCTCAAGCTGGACACCATCGCGTCGCTGTGGAGGAACGGCTGCATCATCCGTGCCGAACTGCTTGCGGAGATCATGGAGGCGTACAAGGGAGACAACGCGCCGGTGAACATGTTGCTCGCTCCCGGGTTCCTGAGCACCCTCGAAGATCTGCTGCCGTCCTGGCGTCGTGTGGTCAGCAAGGCTACGGCCCTGGGCGTTCCCGTCCCGGTCTTCGCCTCGTCACTGTCCTATTACGACGGCCTCCGTCGGGGCCGTCTTCCCGCCGCCTTGATACAGGGACAACGGGACTTCTTCGGCGCTCACACGTATCAACGCGTCGACGAAGACGGAACCTTCCACACCTTGTGGTCCGAGGACCGTTCAGAGGTCAGCAGCGCGGGCGAGAAGGCTCCTGCTCCCGTGGGCCGGCAGACCAAGTAG
- a CDS encoding ACP S-malonyltransferase: MLAILCPGQGSQKPGFLAPWLELDGVSERLSTLGNAAGLDLIHYGTEADEETIKDTAIAQPLIVAAGIVVGELLGERIGERRVLWAGHSVGEVTAAALSGVMTPEDAMRFIKVRGDGMARASAAEPSGMAAVLGGQEEDVRAAIEEAGLTAANANGPGQIVAAGSEDKLQAFAENPPAKTRVIPLKVAGAFHTSYMRPAVGDLQEIAHELPTHEPVTTLLSNKDGKPVTSGAAALQGLVDQVTRPVRWDLCMQTMLDEGVDQILELAPAGTLVGLAKRGMKGISATALNSPDQLDDVVTE, from the coding sequence GTGTTAGCAATACTTTGCCCTGGACAGGGCTCACAAAAACCCGGATTTTTGGCCCCGTGGCTAGAGTTAGATGGCGTTTCCGAAAGGCTCTCGACCCTCGGAAACGCGGCGGGCCTCGATCTCATCCACTATGGCACCGAAGCCGACGAGGAAACCATCAAGGACACCGCGATCGCACAACCGCTGATCGTTGCGGCAGGAATAGTCGTCGGCGAGCTTCTCGGGGAGCGTATCGGTGAAAGACGAGTTCTGTGGGCAGGCCACTCGGTCGGTGAAGTCACCGCCGCAGCGCTCTCCGGTGTCATGACGCCCGAGGACGCGATGCGTTTCATCAAGGTTCGCGGCGACGGCATGGCGAGGGCCTCCGCAGCCGAACCTTCAGGAATGGCGGCCGTACTGGGCGGCCAGGAAGAAGACGTCCGTGCTGCCATTGAGGAAGCCGGTCTGACCGCAGCTAACGCGAACGGCCCCGGCCAGATCGTGGCGGCCGGATCTGAAGACAAACTTCAAGCCTTTGCCGAGAACCCACCCGCAAAGACGCGCGTCATTCCGTTGAAGGTTGCCGGCGCGTTCCACACTTCCTACATGCGCCCGGCGGTCGGCGACCTGCAGGAGATCGCCCACGAGCTGCCGACGCACGAACCCGTCACAACCCTTTTGTCCAACAAGGACGGCAAACCGGTCACCTCCGGTGCGGCGGCCCTCCAAGGCTTGGTCGACCAAGTGACCCGCCCGGTCCGTTGGGACCTGTGCATGCAGACCATGCTCGACGAAGGAGTGGACCAGATCCTCGAACTTGCTCCAGCCGGAACGCTTGTCGGCTTGGCCAAACGGGGCATGAAGGGGATTTCCGCGACTGCACTCAACTCGCCCGACCAACTCGACGACGTCGTCACCGAGTAA
- the aceE gene encoding pyruvate dehydrogenase (acetyl-transferring), homodimeric type produces the protein MAPSETNDHILSALTLGLSDQDHEETSEWIEAFDALVEAQGTERAQFIIRRLLQRAGAKSIQVPTVTTTDYVNTIPVDQEPEFPGDEEIERRYRALMRWNAAVMVHRAQRPEIGVGGHISSYAGVATLYEVGLNHFFRGQDHPGGGDQIYFQGHSSPGNYARAYLEGRLTEEQLDGFRQEKTKGENGLPSYPHPRCKDDFWQFPTVSMGLGPLNAIHQAQFNKYLDNRGIKDTSQQHVWAFLGDGEMDEPESRGALQLAANDKLDNLTFVVNCNLQRLDGPVRGNGKIVQELEAFFRGAGWHVIKVLWGREWDELLDKDQNGELVRIMNETLDGDYQTYKAESGGFIREHFFGRSPETKEMVSDMSDEDIWALKRGAHDYRKVYAAYKQAMETKGRPTVILAQGVKGYGLGSHFEGRNATHQMKKLTLEDLKVFRDRLRIPISDEELEKDLYGAPYYHPGKDSPEIKYMLERRKELGGFIPYRDGSQRELVLPSDKAYSVAKKGSGKQMAATTMAFVRLLKDLMREKEFGKHVVPIIPDEARTFGMDSFFPTSKIYNPNGQNYLSVDRELMLAYKESAQGQLLHVGINEAGATAAFTAVGSSYSTHGIPMVPVYIFYSMFGFQRSGDAFWAAADQLSRGFIVGATAGRTTLTGEGLQHMDGHSPILASTNPAVRHFDPAYGYEIAHIVKRGLEHMYGTGDEDHNVMYYLTVYNEPIVQPAEPEDVDVEGIVKGIYLLKPAEVDGPRTQLLASGVGVPWALEAQEILAKDWNVSADVWSVTSWNELRRDGLAAERESMLNPEAPARVPFVTQQLEGAVGPIVASSDFVSEVPDQIRQFVPNEFASLGADGFGFSDTRAGARRFFHIDAHSMVVRALEMLAQRGEVDADAPSKAIEKYDLLDVNAGTSGNAGGDS, from the coding sequence GTGGCTCCCTCAGAGACGAATGACCACATCCTCAGTGCCCTCACCCTGGGCCTGTCGGATCAGGACCACGAAGAGACGTCAGAATGGATCGAGGCATTTGATGCCTTGGTCGAGGCACAGGGCACGGAACGTGCGCAGTTCATCATTCGACGCCTTCTCCAGCGTGCTGGTGCCAAGAGCATCCAGGTCCCGACCGTCACCACCACGGACTACGTCAATACGATCCCCGTGGATCAGGAACCCGAATTCCCCGGCGACGAGGAAATCGAGCGCCGGTACCGTGCCCTCATGCGTTGGAACGCTGCGGTCATGGTCCACCGTGCGCAGCGCCCCGAAATCGGGGTAGGTGGTCACATCTCCAGTTACGCAGGTGTCGCCACACTGTACGAAGTCGGTTTGAACCACTTCTTCCGCGGCCAGGACCACCCGGGCGGCGGAGACCAGATCTATTTCCAGGGCCACTCCTCGCCCGGCAACTATGCCCGCGCATACCTCGAGGGCCGTCTGACTGAAGAGCAGCTCGACGGATTCCGGCAGGAAAAGACCAAAGGCGAGAATGGCCTGCCGTCCTACCCGCACCCCCGGTGTAAGGACGATTTCTGGCAGTTCCCGACCGTTTCGATGGGCTTGGGACCCCTCAACGCGATTCACCAGGCCCAGTTCAACAAGTACCTTGACAACCGCGGTATCAAGGACACCTCGCAGCAGCACGTCTGGGCTTTCCTCGGCGACGGTGAGATGGACGAGCCGGAGTCACGCGGCGCTCTTCAGCTCGCCGCCAATGACAAGTTGGACAACCTGACCTTCGTCGTCAACTGCAACCTCCAGCGCCTCGACGGACCGGTTCGCGGTAACGGCAAGATTGTTCAGGAACTTGAAGCCTTCTTCCGCGGCGCAGGCTGGCACGTCATCAAGGTCCTGTGGGGCCGCGAGTGGGACGAACTGCTGGACAAGGACCAGAACGGCGAGCTCGTTCGCATCATGAACGAGACCTTGGACGGCGATTACCAAACATACAAAGCCGAATCCGGTGGATTCATTCGCGAGCACTTCTTCGGCCGCTCCCCCGAAACCAAAGAGATGGTTTCGGACATGTCCGACGAAGACATCTGGGCGCTCAAGCGCGGCGCGCACGACTACCGCAAGGTGTACGCGGCCTACAAGCAGGCCATGGAGACCAAGGGGCGGCCGACCGTCATCCTCGCACAGGGCGTGAAAGGCTACGGCCTCGGAAGCCACTTCGAGGGACGCAACGCGACACACCAGATGAAGAAGCTGACGCTCGAGGACCTCAAGGTCTTCCGTGACCGTCTGCGTATCCCGATCTCCGATGAGGAACTCGAAAAGGACCTCTACGGAGCGCCGTACTATCATCCGGGCAAGGACTCGCCCGAGATCAAGTACATGCTCGAGCGTCGCAAGGAGCTCGGCGGATTCATCCCCTACCGTGACGGGTCTCAGCGCGAGCTCGTTTTGCCTTCCGACAAAGCCTACTCGGTAGCGAAAAAGGGCTCTGGAAAGCAGATGGCCGCCACGACCATGGCGTTCGTCCGCTTGCTCAAGGACCTCATGCGCGAGAAGGAATTCGGCAAGCACGTTGTGCCGATCATTCCCGATGAGGCCCGCACATTCGGCATGGATTCGTTCTTCCCGACATCCAAGATCTACAACCCGAACGGGCAGAACTACCTCTCCGTGGACCGCGAGCTGATGCTGGCCTACAAGGAGTCCGCGCAGGGACAGCTTCTTCACGTAGGCATCAACGAAGCCGGGGCTACCGCCGCATTCACCGCGGTCGGTTCTTCGTACTCGACCCACGGCATCCCCATGGTTCCGGTCTACATCTTCTACTCGATGTTCGGTTTCCAGCGCTCAGGCGACGCCTTCTGGGCGGCCGCGGATCAGCTCTCCCGCGGATTCATCGTGGGCGCGACCGCTGGACGCACGACCTTGACCGGCGAGGGTCTGCAGCACATGGACGGGCACTCGCCCATTCTGGCCTCGACCAACCCGGCAGTCCGCCATTTCGATCCGGCGTACGGCTACGAGATCGCGCACATCGTCAAGCGCGGCCTCGAGCACATGTACGGTACCGGAGACGAAGACCACAACGTCATGTACTACCTGACGGTGTACAACGAGCCGATCGTTCAGCCGGCCGAGCCGGAGGACGTGGACGTCGAGGGCATCGTCAAGGGCATCTACTTGCTCAAGCCCGCCGAGGTCGACGGTCCCCGGACCCAGTTGCTCGCATCCGGCGTGGGTGTTCCGTGGGCGCTTGAGGCGCAAGAGATCCTCGCGAAGGATTGGAACGTTTCCGCCGATGTGTGGTCCGTGACGTCCTGGAACGAGTTGCGTCGTGACGGTCTTGCGGCCGAGCGGGAATCGATGCTCAACCCGGAGGCGCCGGCACGTGTACCGTTCGTGACCCAGCAACTCGAAGGAGCTGTGGGCCCGATCGTCGCGTCGTCCGATTTCGTCTCCGAGGTTCCGGATCAGATTCGTCAGTTCGTTCCGAACGAATTTGCAAGCCTGGGGGCCGACGGTTTCGGGTTCTCCGACACTCGTGCCGGTGCCCGGCGCTTCTTCCACATCGATGCGCACTCGATGGTGGTCCGTGCCCTGGAGATGCTTGCACAACGTGGCGAGGTGGATGCGGACGCGCCCTCCAAGGCGATCGAAAAATACGATTTGTTGGACGTCAATGCGGGAACCAGCGGCAATGCCGGTGGCGACTCGTAA
- a CDS encoding DUF3052 domain-containing protein produces the protein MSETKTAGDRPAVLLGFKDGDLIQEFGYDEDVDFALRDDLEDVTGSELLDEEDQEVVDAVLFWWRDGEGDLVDALVDSLTTLDEGGVVWVMTPKAGRDGHVPPADIQEAAPTAGLKLTTSVQVSEEWSATRLVTTRF, from the coding sequence GTGAGCGAGACCAAGACCGCCGGAGATCGTCCGGCTGTCCTGCTTGGTTTCAAGGATGGGGATCTCATCCAAGAGTTCGGATATGACGAGGACGTCGATTTCGCCCTTCGGGACGATCTGGAAGACGTCACCGGATCCGAGCTCCTCGACGAAGAAGACCAGGAAGTTGTGGACGCCGTTCTCTTCTGGTGGAGAGATGGCGAAGGTGACCTCGTGGACGCCCTTGTCGACTCGCTGACCACCCTGGACGAGGGCGGTGTTGTCTGGGTCATGACCCCGAAAGCGGGGCGGGACGGTCATGTGCCACCTGCCGATATTCAGGAAGCGGCTCCGACGGCCGGCCTCAAGCTCACCACGAGTGTTCAGGTCAGCGAAGAGTGGTCCGCGACACGACTGGTGACGACTCGATTCTGA
- a CDS encoding beta-ketoacyl-ACP synthase III, with protein sequence MVTLKTKPVQKSAKILGLGAARPDVVVTNDDVCRWIDSSDEWIRTRTGINTRRRADADTSAFDLAVEAAKEALDSSGVAAEQIDGVIVSTVSHPYATPSMAAKLAEEIGVTPAPAYDISAACAGYCYGIAQADSLVRAGTARNVLVVGVEKLSDFIDNSERSISFLLGDGAGAVVIGASDEPGIGPTVWGSDGSKWETINMTHSMLELRNRDWVNNPVEDGEKVWPTLYQDGPTVFRWAAWEMAKVAQQALDEAGLEAEDLGAFIPHQANMRIIDQMIKTLKLPENVVVARDIADSGNTSAASIPLATHRLLQENPELSGRPALQIGFGAGLVYAAQVVILP encoded by the coding sequence GTGGTGACTCTCAAGACCAAACCCGTTCAGAAGTCAGCCAAGATCCTCGGCCTTGGTGCCGCCCGGCCGGACGTCGTCGTGACCAATGATGACGTGTGCCGGTGGATCGACTCATCTGACGAATGGATCCGGACACGGACCGGTATCAATACGCGGCGTCGGGCCGATGCCGATACATCCGCCTTCGACCTCGCGGTCGAGGCTGCCAAAGAAGCTTTGGACAGTTCAGGTGTCGCGGCCGAACAGATCGATGGCGTCATCGTCTCGACGGTCTCGCATCCTTACGCGACCCCCTCGATGGCCGCCAAACTTGCGGAGGAAATCGGTGTCACGCCTGCCCCCGCATATGACATTTCGGCGGCTTGCGCCGGATATTGTTACGGAATCGCCCAAGCCGACTCGCTCGTCAGGGCAGGTACGGCCAGGAATGTGCTCGTCGTCGGAGTTGAGAAGCTGTCCGACTTCATCGACAATTCCGAACGCTCCATTTCGTTCTTGTTGGGCGACGGCGCCGGCGCGGTCGTCATCGGGGCTTCCGATGAGCCAGGGATCGGCCCTACGGTGTGGGGCTCCGACGGGTCCAAGTGGGAAACCATCAATATGACCCACTCCATGCTCGAGCTACGCAATCGGGACTGGGTCAACAATCCGGTCGAAGACGGCGAGAAGGTGTGGCCTACTCTGTACCAGGACGGTCCGACCGTTTTCCGGTGGGCAGCGTGGGAGATGGCGAAGGTTGCCCAACAAGCTCTCGACGAAGCAGGCCTCGAGGCCGAAGATCTGGGCGCTTTCATTCCCCACCAGGCGAATATGCGCATCATCGATCAGATGATCAAGACCCTGAAATTGCCTGAGAACGTGGTGGTTGCTCGCGATATCGCGGATTCCGGCAATACCTCCGCGGCATCGATTCCGCTGGCCACCCACCGGCTGCTCCAGGAAAACCCTGAGTTGTCAGGACGTCCCGCCCTCCAGATCGGCTTCGGCGCCGGACTGGTCTATGCTGCGCAGGTCGTCATCCTCCCCTAG
- a CDS encoding tyrosine recombinase XerC codes for MKKREASPRTRELGEEFAQALGGFENYLVYEKARSPETVRAYSSDLKDLFLSVQEAGADSLGQIELEELRNWLAEGYQRDEARSTMARKASSVRSFFAWAEGRGIVTNNPAARLKSPQGRRSLPKVLSGQDMKEILSLLEHDLKQRPGNPHVLRTIAVVELLYSAGLRISELCGLDLSSINAERRTITVVGKGDKQRTVPLGLPAMKSVEAWLESGRTQWVKGAQSALFVGTRGTRAGQRQIREDLNEILARATSTGASGAHVFRHTAATHMVDGGADIRAVQEMLGHSTLATTQIYTHVSVDRLAKTYRRAHPRA; via the coding sequence GTGAAAAAACGAGAAGCCAGTCCGCGCACACGTGAGCTCGGAGAGGAATTCGCACAAGCTTTGGGCGGATTCGAGAATTACCTCGTGTATGAGAAAGCCCGTAGTCCTGAAACGGTTCGGGCCTATTCATCGGATCTGAAAGACCTGTTCCTATCGGTTCAAGAGGCCGGTGCGGATTCGCTCGGGCAGATCGAGCTCGAGGAGCTTCGCAACTGGCTTGCGGAGGGGTACCAACGTGACGAAGCTCGAAGCACCATGGCTCGCAAAGCGTCCAGCGTTCGCTCCTTCTTCGCCTGGGCCGAGGGCCGAGGCATTGTCACGAACAACCCGGCGGCCCGGCTCAAATCGCCCCAAGGCCGAAGATCCCTCCCCAAGGTCCTGAGTGGGCAAGACATGAAGGAAATCCTGTCCCTTCTCGAACATGATCTCAAGCAAAGGCCGGGAAACCCTCATGTCCTTCGTACGATCGCCGTGGTCGAGCTGCTCTACAGTGCGGGTCTGCGAATTTCGGAATTATGCGGGCTGGACCTTTCGAGTATCAACGCGGAGCGCAGAACAATCACCGTGGTCGGCAAGGGCGATAAACAACGAACGGTACCCCTCGGGCTGCCCGCGATGAAATCTGTTGAGGCCTGGTTGGAGTCCGGTCGGACGCAATGGGTCAAGGGCGCTCAAAGCGCTCTGTTCGTAGGCACGAGAGGAACCCGTGCGGGGCAACGCCAGATTCGGGAGGACTTGAACGAGATCCTGGCGCGGGCCACGAGTACCGGCGCGTCGGGGGCACACGTCTTCCGACACACCGCGGCGACTCACATGGTTGACGGGGGTGCGGATATACGGGCAGTACAGGAAATGTTGGGCCATTCAACTCTTGCAACAACCCAGATCTACACCCATGTCTCGGTCGACCGGCTCGCCAAGACCTACCGCAGGGCTCACCCCCGGGCGTAA
- the fabF gene encoding beta-ketoacyl-ACP synthase II, giving the protein MSQKVVVTGLGAFSPIGGTVSETWENALQGVSGIKAITEDWVSQYDLPVYIAGRVSQSVEDSEFISKVESKRLDPSGQFAVIAARQAWQDAGFSASDAEEAEELDPERLAVSFGTGIGGVWTLLNSWDTLRERGPRRILPMTVPMLMPNGSSAAIALNHKARAAAQTVVSACASSTESLHVALDLIRSGKADVVISGGTESAIHPMTLASFAKMQALSKRNDDPERASRPYDVDRDGFVMGEGSAALILESEEHAKARGARVYAELAGTGVSSDAYHITANDPEGSGAARSIDEALKAGEIDPKDVVHVNAHATSTPVGDPAEATALHVALGSHTDHIAVSATKSMTGHLLGAAGALEAVMTVMALKDRKAPATINLENKDPEIDLDVVTDARDLPAGEIVALSTSFGFGGHNSVAAFRTVD; this is encoded by the coding sequence ATGAGTCAGAAAGTAGTAGTCACTGGCCTTGGGGCGTTCAGTCCCATTGGCGGGACCGTATCCGAGACGTGGGAGAACGCCCTTCAGGGTGTCTCCGGCATCAAGGCCATCACCGAGGACTGGGTTTCGCAGTACGATCTGCCCGTTTACATCGCGGGTCGCGTCAGCCAGTCAGTTGAAGATTCCGAATTCATTTCCAAAGTCGAGTCCAAGCGCCTTGACCCATCGGGCCAGTTCGCTGTCATCGCCGCACGGCAGGCATGGCAGGACGCTGGTTTCAGCGCTTCGGACGCCGAGGAAGCCGAAGAGCTCGACCCCGAGCGGCTTGCGGTCTCCTTCGGTACCGGAATCGGGGGCGTGTGGACCTTGCTGAATAGCTGGGACACTCTCCGGGAGCGTGGTCCCCGGCGCATTCTGCCGATGACGGTCCCGATGCTGATGCCGAACGGATCCTCGGCAGCCATCGCACTGAATCACAAAGCTCGCGCAGCGGCACAAACCGTGGTTTCGGCATGTGCTTCCAGCACCGAGTCCTTGCACGTCGCGCTCGATCTGATTCGCAGCGGCAAGGCCGACGTCGTCATCTCGGGAGGTACCGAATCGGCGATCCACCCCATGACTTTGGCGTCCTTCGCGAAGATGCAGGCTTTGTCCAAGCGCAACGACGACCCCGAACGCGCGTCACGACCGTACGATGTTGACCGTGACGGGTTCGTGATGGGCGAAGGGTCGGCCGCACTGATTCTGGAGTCGGAAGAACACGCTAAGGCCCGTGGGGCCCGCGTATATGCCGAGCTGGCAGGTACCGGTGTTTCCTCGGACGCCTACCACATCACTGCCAATGATCCCGAAGGTTCCGGAGCCGCGCGCAGTATCGACGAAGCCTTGAAGGCTGGCGAAATCGATCCGAAGGACGTAGTGCACGTCAACGCTCACGCGACGTCGACCCCGGTGGGCGATCCCGCGGAAGCGACCGCTCTGCATGTGGCCTTGGGTTCGCACACGGACCACATTGCGGTTTCGGCGACCAAGTCCATGACGGGACACCTTCTGGGTGCTGCCGGAGCTCTCGAAGCGGTCATGACCGTTATGGCGTTGAAGGACCGGAAGGCACCTGCAACCATCAACCTCGAGAACAAGGATCCTGAGATCGACCTGGATGTCGTGACGGATGCTCGTGATTTGCCGGCCGGAGAGATCGTGGCGTTGTCCACGTCGTTCGGATTCGGCGGACACAACTCGGTTGCTGCATTCCGCACGGTGGACTGA
- a CDS encoding acyl carrier protein, giving the protein MADKNEILSGLAEIVNEETGVETADVQLEKSFTEDLDIDSISMMTIVVNAEEKFGVTIPDEEVKNLTTVGDAVDFIANAS; this is encoded by the coding sequence ATGGCTGACAAGAACGAGATCCTCTCCGGCCTGGCCGAGATCGTCAACGAAGAGACGGGCGTCGAGACCGCGGACGTTCAGCTCGAGAAGTCCTTCACCGAGGACCTCGATATCGATTCGATCTCGATGATGACCATCGTCGTCAACGCCGAAGAGAAGTTCGGCGTGACCATTCCGGACGAAGAGGTCAAGAACTTGACCACTGTGGGCGACGCAGTCGATTTCATCGCCAACGCTTCCTAG